Proteins encoded together in one Micromonospora kangleipakensis window:
- a CDS encoding sugar ABC transporter substrate-binding protein, whose product MRRGILTVAAVGLLTAGNLTACGNDSADGTASRPKPKIGVILPDSASSNRWETADRRYLEAAFKAAGVDYDIQNAQNDKARFVTIAEQMITNGVTALMITNLDSGTGKAVLDKATQKGVATIDYDRPTLGGSAQYYVSFDNVAVGKLQGEGLVECLTDKGVRNPVVAELNGSPTDNNAAQFKEGYDSVLQPRYDAKEYLKGPDQSVPEWNNTTGGTIFEQMLTQTNGRIDAVVAANDGLANAVISVLAKNKLNGKVPVTGQDADAQALQHILSGDQCMTVYKPVKTEAEAAADLAIALARGEKKKTEQSFRDPKGSRNVPAVLLGAQAITKETVKNVIADGYVDKADVCTPEYAALCAQAGIG is encoded by the coding sequence ATGCGCAGAGGGATCCTCACCGTCGCCGCGGTCGGCCTGCTCACCGCGGGAAACCTCACCGCCTGCGGCAACGACTCCGCTGACGGCACCGCGAGCCGCCCCAAGCCGAAGATCGGCGTCATCCTGCCCGACAGCGCCTCGTCGAACCGGTGGGAGACCGCGGACCGCAGATACCTGGAGGCCGCGTTCAAGGCGGCCGGGGTGGACTACGACATCCAGAACGCCCAGAACGACAAGGCGCGATTCGTGACCATCGCGGAACAGATGATCACGAATGGGGTGACCGCGTTGATGATCACCAATCTCGACTCGGGCACGGGGAAGGCGGTTCTGGACAAGGCGACCCAGAAGGGCGTCGCGACCATCGACTACGACCGGCCCACCCTGGGCGGTTCCGCGCAGTACTACGTCAGCTTCGACAACGTGGCGGTCGGAAAGCTCCAGGGCGAGGGCCTGGTCGAGTGCCTCACCGACAAGGGCGTGCGGAACCCGGTGGTCGCCGAGCTCAACGGCTCGCCCACCGACAACAACGCGGCCCAGTTCAAAGAGGGCTACGACTCGGTCCTCCAGCCGAGGTACGACGCGAAGGAGTACCTCAAGGGCCCCGACCAGTCGGTGCCCGAGTGGAACAACACCACCGGCGGCACGATCTTCGAGCAGATGCTGACCCAGACGAACGGCCGGATCGACGCCGTCGTCGCCGCCAACGACGGGCTGGCCAACGCGGTCATCTCCGTGCTGGCGAAGAACAAGCTCAACGGCAAGGTCCCGGTCACCGGCCAGGACGCCGACGCCCAGGCGCTGCAGCACATCCTCTCCGGCGACCAGTGCATGACCGTGTACAAGCCGGTCAAGACGGAGGCCGAGGCGGCGGCGGACCTGGCGATCGCGCTGGCCAGGGGCGAGAAGAAGAAGACCGAGCAGAGCTTCCGCGACCCCAAGGGCAGCCGGAACGTTCCCGCCGTGCTGCTGGGCGCCCAGGCCATCACCAAGGAGACCGTGAAGAACGTCATCGCGGACGGCTACGTCGACAAGGCCGACGTGTGCACCCCGGAGTACGCCGCACTGTGCGCCCAGGCCGGCATCGGCTGA
- the groES gene encoding co-chaperone GroES, whose translation MPVTTATKVAIKPLEDRILVQANEAETTTASGIVIPDTAKEKPQEGTVLAVGPGRIDDKGNRIPVDVKVGDTVIYSKYGGTEVKYAGEEYLVLSARDVLAVIEK comes from the coding sequence ATGCCCGTGACTACCGCGACCAAGGTTGCGATCAAGCCGCTCGAGGACCGGATCCTGGTCCAGGCGAACGAGGCTGAGACCACCACGGCGTCGGGCATCGTGATCCCCGACACCGCCAAGGAGAAGCCGCAGGAGGGCACCGTCCTCGCTGTCGGCCCGGGCCGCATCGACGACAAGGGCAACCGGATCCCGGTTGACGTGAAGGTCGGCGACACCGTCATCTACTCGAAGTACGGCGGCACCGAGGTCAAGTACGCCGGCGAGGAGTACCTGGTGCTCTCCGCCCGCGACGTCCTCGCGGTCATCGAGAAGTAA
- a CDS encoding response regulator transcription factor: MRTVLVCVRTPTAAQQLTSAAARLGLSAIVRTAVSDPEVMLRLAERPVDVVLADTALTRPDSAGFVRRVLARAPQAAVLLLGAEESEAAAATISAGARGLIQGVDHDLTSAVAKALLLLAAPGRPSRNRVTDPARDAAAVGGPVRSAPARPTPGWTTTPGEGAGGVPTVVPVQRGDDEAEPEPAPPSGQQRSGAGTRTGRTPVGLTERELQVLLGMAEGKSNAEIGRELFVSEDTVKTHARRLFRKLGARDRAHAVAAGFRAGLVA; this comes from the coding sequence GTGCGTACCGTTCTCGTGTGCGTTCGGACACCGACCGCGGCCCAGCAGCTGACCTCCGCGGCGGCCCGACTCGGGCTGTCCGCGATCGTCCGAACCGCCGTCTCCGATCCCGAGGTGATGCTGCGGCTCGCCGAGCGCCCGGTGGACGTCGTGCTCGCCGACACCGCGCTCACCCGGCCGGACAGCGCCGGCTTCGTGCGCCGGGTGCTCGCCCGGGCGCCCCAGGCCGCGGTGCTGCTGCTCGGCGCCGAGGAGTCGGAGGCGGCCGCGGCCACCATCAGCGCGGGGGCCCGGGGGTTGATCCAGGGCGTCGACCACGACCTGACCAGCGCGGTCGCGAAGGCGCTGCTGCTGCTCGCCGCGCCCGGACGGCCCTCCCGGAACCGGGTCACCGACCCGGCCCGGGACGCCGCGGCCGTCGGCGGGCCGGTACGGTCCGCGCCGGCGCGGCCGACGCCCGGCTGGACGACGACCCCGGGGGAGGGGGCCGGCGGTGTGCCGACCGTGGTGCCGGTGCAGCGCGGCGACGACGAGGCGGAGCCGGAACCCGCGCCGCCGAGCGGTCAGCAGCGCTCCGGGGCCGGGACGCGCACCGGCCGGACCCCCGTCGGGCTCACCGAACGGGAGCTCCAGGTGCTGCTCGGCATGGCCGAGGGGAAGAGCAACGCGGAGATCGGCCGGGAGCTGTTCGTCTCCGAGGACACCGTCAAGACCCACGCCCGGCGGCTCTTCCGCAAGCTCGGCGCCCGGGACCGGGCGCACGCCGTGGCCGCCGGCTTCCGCGCCGGACTGGTCGCCTGA
- a CDS encoding THUMP-like domain-containing protein — translation MDLDQLAALRTPEGSAALAAATEVAGGDPLAAAAALRSAGVPPGLAAAALTQAELRRRAAGKFGPAAAGMFLTRAGLEQATRRVVADRRAARLRAAGVRTLADLGCGLGADALAAARAGIRVYGVEADLVTAAMAAANAEAAGLADAFTVECGDATAFDVSRVDGVFCDPARRSATGRRIFDPNSYSPPWDFVTGLAERVPHTVVKVAPGLDHALIPPGAEAEWVSVDGDLVEAALWCGRLAEVPRRATLLRGDTPHVLTGSGAAEAPVGPARRFLYDPDPAVVRAHLVAELAGELDATLADPSIAYLYADSPIRTPYGRCLEVTDVLPFSLKRLRALLRERRVGRVEILKRGSALEPEKLRRDLRLAGDAAASLVLTRVAGAPTVLVGQPVPA, via the coding sequence GTGGATCTCGACCAGTTGGCCGCGCTGCGTACCCCCGAGGGGTCGGCCGCGCTCGCCGCGGCCACCGAGGTGGCCGGCGGCGACCCGCTGGCCGCGGCCGCCGCGCTCCGCTCGGCCGGGGTGCCGCCCGGGCTGGCCGCCGCCGCGCTCACCCAGGCCGAGCTGCGCCGCCGCGCCGCCGGCAAGTTCGGGCCGGCCGCCGCGGGGATGTTCCTCACCCGGGCCGGGCTGGAACAGGCCACCCGCCGGGTGGTCGCCGACCGGCGGGCCGCGCGGCTGCGCGCCGCCGGGGTGCGCACTCTGGCCGACCTGGGCTGCGGCCTCGGCGCGGACGCGCTCGCCGCCGCCCGAGCCGGGATCCGGGTGTACGGCGTGGAGGCCGATCTGGTGACCGCCGCGATGGCCGCCGCCAACGCCGAGGCCGCGGGGCTGGCCGACGCGTTCACGGTGGAGTGCGGCGACGCGACCGCCTTCGACGTCAGCCGGGTGGACGGGGTCTTCTGCGACCCGGCCCGGCGGAGTGCCACCGGGCGGCGGATCTTCGACCCGAACTCCTACTCGCCGCCGTGGGACTTCGTCACCGGGCTCGCCGAGCGGGTGCCGCACACCGTGGTCAAGGTGGCCCCCGGGCTGGACCACGCACTGATCCCGCCCGGCGCCGAGGCGGAGTGGGTCAGCGTGGACGGCGACCTGGTGGAGGCCGCGCTCTGGTGCGGCCGGCTCGCCGAGGTCCCCCGCCGGGCCACCCTGCTGCGCGGCGACACCCCGCACGTGCTGACCGGCTCCGGCGCGGCGGAGGCCCCGGTCGGACCGGCCCGCCGGTTCCTGTACGACCCGGACCCGGCGGTGGTCCGCGCGCACCTGGTCGCCGAGCTGGCCGGGGAGCTGGACGCCACCCTGGCCGACCCGAGCATCGCCTACCTGTACGCCGACTCCCCCATCCGCACCCCGTACGGCCGCTGCCTGGAGGTGACCGACGTGCTGCCGTTCTCGCTCAAGCGGCTGCGCGCCCTGCTCCGGGAACGCCGGGTCGGCCGGGTGGAGATCCTCAAGCGCGGCTCGGCGCTGGAGCCGGAGAAGCTGCGCCGGGACCTGAGGCTCGCCGGCGACGCGGCGGCGAGCCTGGTGCTGACCCGGGTGGCCGGCGCGCCCACCGTGCTCGTCGGCCAGCCGGTGCCCGCCTGA
- a CDS encoding WhiB family transcriptional regulator, which yields MSNVRRLPGPIVDLWDWQRLGACRGRDSAQFFHPDGERGSSRLRRESGAKAVCRACPVRAECAAHALAVREPYGVWGGFSESERLRLLALGWEDLADRRQSRVDVARLEARLGQPHKSTVPDQRKIA from the coding sequence ATGTCGAATGTACGTAGACTGCCCGGACCCATCGTCGATCTCTGGGACTGGCAGCGGCTCGGTGCCTGCCGGGGCCGGGACAGCGCCCAGTTCTTCCACCCGGACGGCGAGCGCGGCTCGTCGCGGCTGCGCCGCGAGTCCGGCGCCAAGGCCGTCTGCCGCGCCTGCCCGGTGCGCGCCGAGTGCGCCGCGCACGCTCTCGCGGTCCGCGAGCCGTACGGCGTGTGGGGCGGGTTCAGCGAGTCCGAGCGACTCCGGCTGCTCGCCCTGGGCTGGGAGGACCTGGCCGACCGCCGGCAGAGCCGGGTCGACGTCGCCCGGCTGGAGGCCCGCCTCGGCCAGCCGCACAAGTCGACCGTCCCGGACCAGCGCAAGATCGCCTGA
- a CDS encoding sugar ABC transporter permease, with protein sequence MITQAELAHLETGTTVPRAGLGAHVRGYVARLRGGEMGALPAILGLVVLCVFFSALRPNFLTAGNFANLFTQGAAVVLIAMGLVFVLLVGEIDLSAGFASGVCAAVLANLLTLQGYPWYVATLAALATGAVIGLVLGFLVAKVGIPSFVVTLAAFLAFQGIMLMLIKGGTNVSVQAAPIVAIENRNLPPLVGWLLAAAAVGGYGATQLLRYRNRRARDLATDPMSMVLIRIGSLAVVVGVGVYVLNMERSLNSLISSNRGMPVVVPLVGVLLVALSFVLSRTAYGRHIYAVGGNREAAHRAGISVDRIRISVFVVCSSMAAVGGIVAASRFSSVDARTGGSDVLLYAVGAAVIGGTSLFGGKGRVGDAVLGGAVVAVIDNGMGLMDASSGVKYLFTGLVLLLAAGVDALSRRRALATGNR encoded by the coding sequence ATGATCACCCAAGCTGAACTGGCTCACCTCGAGACGGGGACGACCGTCCCGCGGGCCGGCCTCGGCGCCCACGTACGCGGCTACGTCGCCCGCCTCCGGGGCGGCGAGATGGGCGCCCTGCCGGCGATCCTCGGCCTGGTCGTGCTCTGCGTGTTCTTCTCGGCCCTGCGGCCCAACTTCCTCACCGCCGGCAACTTCGCGAACCTGTTCACCCAGGGAGCGGCCGTCGTGCTGATCGCGATGGGGCTGGTCTTCGTCCTGCTGGTGGGCGAGATCGACCTCTCCGCCGGCTTCGCGAGCGGGGTCTGCGCGGCCGTGCTGGCGAACCTGCTGACCCTGCAGGGGTACCCGTGGTACGTGGCCACCCTCGCCGCCCTCGCCACCGGCGCGGTCATCGGGCTGGTGCTCGGCTTCCTGGTGGCGAAGGTCGGCATACCGTCCTTCGTGGTCACGCTCGCCGCGTTCCTGGCCTTCCAGGGCATCATGCTGATGCTGATCAAGGGCGGCACCAACGTCTCCGTCCAGGCCGCCCCCATCGTCGCCATCGAGAACCGGAACCTGCCGCCGCTGGTCGGCTGGCTGCTGGCCGCCGCCGCCGTCGGCGGGTACGGCGCCACCCAGCTGCTCCGGTACCGCAACCGCCGGGCCCGTGACCTGGCGACCGATCCGATGTCGATGGTGTTGATCCGGATCGGCAGCCTCGCCGTCGTCGTCGGCGTCGGGGTGTACGTGCTCAACATGGAACGCAGCCTGAACAGCCTGATCAGCTCGAACCGCGGCATGCCGGTCGTCGTGCCGCTGGTCGGGGTGCTGCTCGTCGCGCTGAGCTTCGTCCTGTCCCGCACCGCGTACGGGCGGCACATCTACGCGGTGGGCGGCAACCGGGAGGCCGCCCACCGGGCCGGCATCAGCGTCGACCGGATCCGGATCTCGGTCTTCGTGGTCTGCTCCTCGATGGCCGCGGTCGGCGGCATCGTGGCGGCCAGCCGGTTCAGCTCGGTGGACGCCCGGACCGGCGGCAGCGACGTGCTGCTCTACGCGGTCGGCGCGGCGGTGATCGGCGGCACCAGCCTCTTCGGCGGCAAGGGCCGGGTGGGCGACGCGGTGCTCGGCGGTGCCGTGGTGGCGGTCATCGACAACGGCATGGGCCTGATGGATGCGAGCTCCGGGGTCAAGTACCTCTTCACCGGGCTGGTGCTGCTGCTCGCCGCCGGGGTCGACGCGCTGTCCCGGCGCCGGGCCCTCGCCACCGGAAACCGCTGA
- the ybaK gene encoding Cys-tRNA(Pro) deacylase produces the protein MAGQGTPATALLAKRKITHSTHPYDVSPEAPNYGALVAAALGVPAERVFKSLVTEVDGRLTVAVVPVTGELDLKALAAAVGGKRATMADRTVAERATGYVRGGISPLGQRKRLPTVVDASALDHPTVYVSAGRRGLQLQLSPTDLIALAAAVTAPLAAR, from the coding sequence ATGGCGGGACAGGGCACTCCGGCGACCGCGCTGCTCGCGAAGCGGAAGATCACCCACAGCACCCACCCGTACGACGTCTCCCCCGAGGCGCCGAACTACGGGGCCCTGGTGGCGGCGGCGCTCGGGGTGCCGGCGGAGCGGGTGTTCAAGTCGCTGGTCACCGAGGTGGACGGCCGGCTCACCGTGGCGGTCGTGCCGGTCACCGGAGAGCTGGACCTCAAGGCCCTGGCCGCCGCGGTCGGCGGCAAGCGGGCCACCATGGCCGACCGCACGGTGGCGGAGCGGGCCACCGGGTACGTCCGCGGCGGCATCAGCCCGCTCGGCCAGCGCAAGCGGCTCCCGACCGTGGTCGACGCCTCGGCGCTGGACCACCCGACCGTGTACGTCTCCGCGGGGCGCCGCGGGCTCCAGCTCCAGCTGAGCCCCACGGACCTGATCGCCCTGGCCGCCGCGGTGACCGCCCCGCTTGCCGCCCGCTGA
- a CDS encoding molybdopterin-dependent oxidoreductase, with protein sequence MTTTSRGHAALAGITAAAVAIGAAEPVAVLTGARSAPLIAVGGLVVDVVPESLKQFAIALFGTYDKIALLVGTALLLAAFAAVLGVLAARRLWIGLAGIVAFAALGVAAALTRAGANGFDALPSLVGAALGALALWLLLAGPLQPELWSWSPPRAEPASTEAGPGAPATGPRGPDGQPRARPAAGEEIDPEGRRRFLTGVGAMMGAAAVAGLGGHWLAGRRGVSAARQAVALPTPSAAAPAVPAGADLSLAQLAPYVTPNAGFYRIDTALVVPQVDPATWRLRIHGRVRNPIELSFADLLARPMVERYVTLACVSNDVGGDLIGNARWLGVPIKELLDEAEPEEGADQVVGRSVDGWTCGTPTAVLRDGRDALLAVGMNGEPLPVEHGFPVRMVVPGLYGYVSACKWVTELELTSFADFDAYWVPRGWSAQGPIKTQSRIDAPRSRNRLTAGPVMVAGVAWAQHRGIRKVEVRVDDGPWREATVAPTVSVDTWVQWSWRWEATPGEHSLQVRATDADGVSQTAERRPVEPDGATGWHTVKVTVR encoded by the coding sequence ATGACCACCACGTCCCGCGGGCACGCCGCGCTGGCCGGGATCACCGCCGCCGCGGTGGCGATCGGCGCCGCCGAACCGGTGGCCGTCCTCACCGGAGCCCGCTCCGCACCGCTGATCGCGGTCGGGGGGCTGGTCGTCGACGTCGTCCCCGAGTCGCTGAAGCAGTTCGCCATCGCGCTCTTCGGCACGTACGACAAGATCGCCCTGCTGGTTGGGACGGCCCTGCTGCTCGCGGCGTTCGCCGCGGTGCTCGGCGTGCTGGCCGCCCGCCGGCTCTGGATCGGGCTGGCCGGCATCGTCGCCTTCGCCGCCCTCGGGGTGGCCGCCGCGCTGACCCGGGCCGGCGCGAACGGCTTCGACGCGCTCCCCTCGCTGGTCGGCGCTGCGCTCGGCGCGCTGGCCCTCTGGCTGCTCCTGGCCGGACCGCTGCAACCGGAGCTCTGGTCGTGGTCGCCGCCGCGGGCTGAGCCGGCGTCCACCGAGGCCGGGCCGGGGGCGCCAGCCACCGGGCCGCGCGGGCCGGACGGACAACCGCGGGCGCGACCCGCCGCCGGGGAAGAGATCGATCCGGAGGGACGGCGGCGCTTCCTGACCGGCGTCGGCGCGATGATGGGTGCGGCGGCCGTGGCCGGCCTCGGCGGGCACTGGCTGGCCGGCCGGCGGGGCGTCTCGGCGGCCCGGCAGGCCGTCGCGCTGCCCACCCCGTCGGCCGCCGCGCCGGCGGTGCCGGCCGGCGCCGACCTCTCGCTGGCCCAGCTCGCCCCCTACGTGACCCCCAACGCCGGCTTCTACCGGATCGACACCGCGCTGGTGGTGCCGCAGGTGGACCCGGCGACCTGGCGGCTGCGCATCCACGGCCGGGTCCGCAACCCGATCGAGCTGAGCTTCGCCGACCTGCTCGCCCGGCCCATGGTGGAGCGGTACGTCACCCTGGCCTGCGTCTCCAACGACGTCGGCGGGGACCTGATCGGCAACGCGCGCTGGCTGGGCGTACCGATCAAGGAACTGCTCGACGAGGCCGAGCCGGAGGAGGGCGCCGACCAGGTGGTCGGCCGTTCGGTCGACGGCTGGACCTGCGGCACCCCGACGGCGGTGCTGCGGGACGGGCGGGACGCGCTGCTCGCGGTCGGGATGAACGGGGAGCCGCTGCCGGTCGAGCACGGCTTCCCCGTGCGGATGGTGGTGCCCGGGCTCTACGGCTACGTCTCGGCCTGCAAGTGGGTCACCGAGCTGGAGCTGACCAGCTTCGCCGACTTCGACGCGTACTGGGTGCCGCGCGGGTGGTCGGCGCAGGGGCCGATCAAGACGCAGTCGCGGATCGACGCGCCCCGGTCGCGCAACCGGCTCACCGCCGGTCCGGTCATGGTCGCCGGCGTGGCCTGGGCCCAGCACCGGGGCATCCGCAAGGTCGAGGTACGCGTCGACGACGGCCCCTGGCGGGAGGCGACGGTCGCCCCGACGGTCTCGGTGGACACCTGGGTGCAGTGGTCCTGGCGCTGGGAGGCCACCCCGGGTGAGCACAGCCTCCAGGTGCGGGCCACGGACGCCGACGGCGTCAGCCAGACGGCGGAGCGGCGGCCGGTCGAGCCGGACGGCGCCACCGGCTGGCACACCGTCAAGGTCACCGTCCGCTGA
- a CDS encoding ATP-binding cassette domain-containing protein: MSETPLLELRGVDKSFGPVQVLRDVAFSVYPGQVTALVGDNGAGKSTLVKCISGIYGTDAGEFFFEGRPVTVNGPRDAAGLGIDVVYQDLALCDNLDIVQNMFLGRERRSGLVLDEPAMEELAAKTLAGLSIRTISSLRQHVSSLSGGQRQTVAIAKAVLWNSRLVILDEPMAALGLAQTAQVLELVRRLADNGLAVVLISHNMNDVFAVSDRIATLYLGQMVAQVRTTDVTHAQVVELITSGRSGSLGTASTNDSGYRSTGTMGAEK; the protein is encoded by the coding sequence GTGTCCGAGACACCCCTGTTGGAACTGCGTGGCGTCGACAAGAGCTTCGGCCCCGTGCAGGTGCTCCGCGACGTCGCCTTCTCGGTGTATCCGGGCCAGGTGACCGCGCTCGTCGGCGACAACGGAGCCGGAAAGTCGACGCTGGTCAAGTGCATCAGCGGCATCTACGGCACCGACGCCGGCGAGTTCTTCTTCGAGGGCCGGCCGGTGACCGTCAACGGTCCCCGGGACGCCGCCGGCCTCGGCATCGACGTGGTCTACCAGGATCTCGCGCTCTGCGACAACCTCGACATCGTGCAGAACATGTTCCTCGGCCGGGAACGGCGCTCGGGCCTCGTCCTCGACGAGCCGGCGATGGAGGAGCTGGCGGCCAAGACGCTCGCCGGGCTCTCGATCCGGACGATCAGTTCGCTGCGGCAGCACGTGTCCAGCCTCTCCGGCGGCCAACGCCAGACGGTGGCGATCGCCAAGGCGGTGCTCTGGAACAGCCGGCTGGTCATCCTCGACGAGCCGATGGCGGCCCTCGGCCTGGCCCAGACCGCCCAGGTCCTCGAACTGGTCCGGCGGCTCGCCGACAACGGGCTGGCCGTCGTCCTCATCTCGCACAACATGAACGACGTCTTCGCCGTCTCAGACCGGATCGCGACGCTCTACCTCGGTCAGATGGTCGCCCAGGTCCGGACCACCGACGTCACGCACGCCCAGGTGGTCGAGCTGATCACGTCGGGGCGCAGCGGCTCGCTCGGGACGGCCAGCACCAACGACAGCGGTTACCGGAGCACCGGGACGATGGGGGCCGAGAAATGA
- the groL gene encoding chaperonin GroEL (60 kDa chaperone family; promotes refolding of misfolded polypeptides especially under stressful conditions; forms two stacked rings of heptamers to form a barrel-shaped 14mer; ends can be capped by GroES; misfolded proteins enter the barrel where they are refolded when GroES binds) produces MAKILSFSDDARHLLEHGVNALADTVKVTLGPRGRNVVLDKKFGAPTITNDGVTIAKEIELTNPYENLGAQLVKEVATKTNDIAGDGTTTATVLAQAMVREGLRNVTAGANPAGLKRGIDAAAAKVSEALLGRAVEVSDRESIAHVATISAQDATIGELIAEAMEKVGRDGVITVEEGSALTTELEVTEGLQFDKGFISPNFVTDVEGQESVLEDPYILITTQKISAIEELLPLLEKVLQNNKPLLIIAEDVEGQALSTLVVNAIRKTLKVCAVKAPGFGDRRKAMLQDMAILTGAELVAPELGYKLDQVGLEVLGTARRVVVDKENTTVVDGGGQASEVADRVAQIRKEIEASDSEWDREKLAERLAKLSGGIAVIKVGAATEVEMKERKHRIEDAIAATKAAVEEGTVPGGGAALAQILPVLDDDLGFTGDEKTGVSIVRKALVEPLRWIAQNAGHDGYVVVQKVAGKEWGNGLDAAAGQYVDLVKSGIIDPVKVTRNAVTNAASIAGLLLTTESLVVEKPERAEPAAAGGHGHGHGHGHQHGPGF; encoded by the coding sequence ATGGCGAAGATCCTGAGCTTCTCGGACGACGCCCGACACCTGCTCGAGCACGGTGTCAACGCCCTCGCGGACACGGTCAAGGTCACCCTCGGCCCGCGCGGGCGCAACGTCGTCCTGGACAAGAAATTCGGTGCGCCGACGATCACCAACGATGGCGTGACCATCGCCAAGGAGATCGAGCTCACCAACCCGTACGAGAACCTCGGCGCGCAGCTGGTCAAGGAGGTGGCGACCAAGACCAACGACATCGCCGGCGACGGGACCACCACCGCGACCGTGCTGGCCCAGGCGATGGTCCGCGAGGGCCTGCGCAACGTGACCGCCGGCGCCAACCCGGCCGGCCTCAAGCGGGGCATCGACGCGGCGGCCGCCAAGGTCTCCGAGGCGCTGCTCGGCCGGGCCGTCGAGGTCTCCGACCGGGAGTCGATCGCCCACGTCGCGACGATCTCCGCGCAGGACGCCACCATCGGCGAGCTGATCGCCGAGGCGATGGAGAAGGTCGGCCGCGACGGTGTCATCACCGTCGAGGAGGGCTCCGCGCTCACCACGGAGCTGGAGGTGACCGAGGGTCTCCAGTTCGACAAGGGCTTCATCTCGCCGAACTTCGTCACCGACGTGGAGGGGCAGGAGTCGGTCCTGGAGGACCCGTACATCCTGATCACCACGCAGAAGATCTCGGCGATCGAGGAGCTGCTGCCGCTGCTGGAGAAGGTCCTCCAGAACAACAAGCCGCTCCTGATCATCGCCGAGGACGTCGAGGGTCAGGCCCTGTCGACGCTGGTGGTCAACGCCATCCGCAAGACCCTCAAGGTCTGCGCGGTGAAGGCCCCCGGCTTCGGTGACCGTCGCAAGGCGATGCTCCAGGACATGGCGATCCTGACCGGTGCCGAGCTGGTCGCGCCCGAGCTGGGCTACAAGCTCGACCAGGTCGGCCTCGAGGTGCTCGGCACCGCCCGGCGCGTGGTGGTCGACAAGGAGAACACCACCGTCGTCGACGGTGGCGGCCAGGCCTCCGAGGTCGCCGACCGGGTCGCCCAGATTCGCAAGGAGATCGAGGCCTCGGACTCCGAGTGGGACCGGGAGAAGCTGGCCGAGCGGCTGGCGAAGCTCTCCGGCGGCATCGCGGTCATCAAGGTGGGCGCGGCGACCGAGGTCGAGATGAAGGAGCGCAAGCACCGCATCGAGGACGCCATCGCCGCGACCAAGGCCGCGGTCGAGGAGGGTACGGTCCCGGGCGGCGGCGCCGCCCTGGCCCAGATCCTCCCGGTGCTCGACGACGACCTCGGCTTCACCGGTGACGAGAAGACCGGCGTCTCGATCGTGCGCAAGGCGCTGGTCGAGCCGCTGCGCTGGATCGCCCAGAACGCCGGCCACGACGGCTACGTGGTGGTGCAGAAGGTCGCCGGCAAGGAGTGGGGCAACGGCCTCGACGCCGCCGCCGGCCAGTACGTCGACCTGGTCAAGTCCGGCATCATCGACCCGGTGAAGGTGACCCGCAACGCGGTCACCAACGCCGCGTCGATCGCCGGCCTGCTGCTCACCACCGAGAGCCTCGTGGTGGAGAAGCCGGAGAGGGCCGAGCCGGCCGCCGCCGGCGGGCACGGCCACGGCCACGGTCACGGCCACCAGCACGGCCCGGGCTTCTGA